In the Kitasatospora terrestris genome, one interval contains:
- a CDS encoding MarR family transcriptional regulator: MEDEVDRLVAAWRRERPDLDVEPLEVLSRVSRLARHLDRARRTAFAEHGLEPWEFDVLTALRRAGSPYQLSPGQLLTQTLVTSGTMTNRIDRLTGKGLVVRLPDPDDRRGVLVRLTDEGRDKADQALAGLLGHERELLARLSAAQQGELAALLRALVAPFDRAG, translated from the coding sequence ATGGAGGACGAGGTCGACCGCCTGGTCGCAGCATGGCGCCGAGAGCGCCCCGACCTCGACGTGGAACCGCTCGAGGTGCTCAGCCGGGTCAGCCGACTCGCCCGGCACCTCGACCGCGCCCGCCGCACGGCGTTCGCCGAGCACGGCCTGGAGCCGTGGGAGTTCGACGTGCTGACCGCGCTGCGCCGGGCCGGCTCGCCGTACCAGCTCTCCCCCGGCCAGCTGCTGACCCAGACCCTGGTCACCTCGGGCACCATGACCAACCGGATCGACCGGCTCACCGGCAAGGGCCTGGTGGTCCGCCTCCCCGACCCGGACGACCGTCGCGGGGTGCTGGTCCGGCTGACCGACGAGGGCCGGGACAAGGCCGACCAGGCACTGGCCGGGCTGCTCGGCCACGAGCGCGAGCTGCTCGCCCGGCTGAGCGCCGCCCAGCAGGGCGAGCTCGCCGCGCTGCTGCGCGCCCTGGTCGCCCCGTTCGACCGCGCCGGCTGA
- a CDS encoding nucleoside-diphosphate sugar epimerase/dehydratase: MSPNSTAARLNSISTRIPGQPAGPTGLRALVIGAGAAGSALVRDLGRTPEFGLRPIGVLDDDPAKAGLEIAGVPVLGRLAELTDLAVAHRAQVVVLAIPGLPHQQVRELATSAAAAGVAVRYLPSFLSALRREVVGSDMRTLDVNRLIGRHEVHVVSPDVRAVIEGRRVLVTGAGGSIGSELCRQVHAFGPSELYMLDHDESNLHRLQLEIWGEALLTDDSLVIADIRDRPRIQQIFRDLKPEVVFHAAAHKHLPLLERHPSEAVKSNVLGTDNLVEAALATGVERFVLISTDKAADPTSVLGASKRLAELIVQANARDARNLGTGVFSAVRFGNVLGSRGSLLSVLAEQLRSGGPVTVTHPDVTRFFMTIEEAVGLVLEAGRMAEGGEVFVLDMGEPVRIVDLVHNFAEQVQLGPEEVQIRYTGLRAGEKLNEALFSEGEERLPTEHARIFATVAEHDAGPEDLAGGLTGLYQAASVNSDPEVRRRLAELLPGYRTPAADPVPALATPYPDGF; encoded by the coding sequence ATGTCGCCGAACAGCACTGCCGCACGCCTGAATTCGATCAGTACACGGATTCCCGGACAGCCGGCCGGCCCGACCGGCCTGCGCGCCCTGGTGATCGGGGCCGGCGCCGCCGGGTCCGCCCTCGTCCGCGACCTGGGCCGAACACCGGAGTTCGGGCTGCGCCCGATCGGTGTCCTGGACGACGACCCCGCCAAGGCCGGCCTGGAGATCGCCGGCGTACCCGTCCTCGGCCGGCTGGCCGAGCTCACCGACCTGGCCGTCGCGCACCGCGCCCAGGTCGTGGTGCTCGCCATCCCCGGCCTCCCGCACCAGCAGGTAAGGGAGTTGGCGACCTCGGCGGCCGCCGCCGGGGTGGCCGTCCGCTACCTGCCGTCCTTCCTGTCGGCGCTCCGCCGCGAGGTGGTCGGCTCCGACATGCGCACCCTGGACGTGAACCGGCTGATCGGCCGGCACGAGGTGCACGTGGTCTCCCCGGACGTCCGCGCGGTGATCGAGGGGCGGAGAGTCCTGGTGACCGGCGCCGGCGGCTCGATCGGCAGTGAACTCTGCCGCCAGGTCCATGCGTTCGGCCCGTCCGAGCTCTACATGCTGGACCACGACGAGTCGAATCTGCACCGCCTCCAGCTGGAGATCTGGGGCGAGGCACTGCTCACCGACGACTCCCTGGTGATCGCCGACATCCGGGACCGGCCGCGGATCCAGCAGATCTTCCGCGACCTCAAGCCCGAGGTGGTCTTCCACGCGGCGGCGCACAAGCACCTGCCGCTGCTGGAGCGCCACCCCAGCGAGGCGGTGAAGTCCAACGTGCTGGGCACCGACAACCTGGTCGAGGCGGCGCTGGCCACCGGCGTCGAGCGGTTCGTGCTGATCTCCACCGACAAGGCGGCCGACCCGACCTCGGTGCTCGGCGCGTCCAAGCGGCTCGCCGAGCTGATCGTCCAGGCCAACGCCCGGGACGCCCGCAACCTCGGCACCGGCGTGTTCTCCGCCGTCCGGTTCGGCAACGTGCTGGGCTCGCGCGGCTCACTGCTCTCGGTGCTCGCCGAGCAGCTGCGCAGCGGCGGTCCGGTGACCGTCACCCACCCCGACGTGACGCGCTTCTTCATGACCATCGAGGAGGCGGTCGGCCTGGTGCTGGAGGCCGGCCGGATGGCCGAGGGCGGCGAGGTGTTCGTGCTCGACATGGGCGAGCCGGTGCGGATCGTCGACCTGGTGCACAACTTCGCCGAGCAGGTGCAGCTGGGCCCGGAGGAGGTGCAGATCCGGTACACCGGCCTGCGGGCCGGCGAGAAGCTCAACGAGGCGCTGTTCTCCGAGGGCGAGGAGCGGCTGCCCACCGAGCACGCCCGGATCTTCGCCACCGTCGCCGAGCACGACGCCGGCCCGGAGGACCTGGCGGGCGGGTTGACCGGGCTCTACCAGGCCGCGTCGGTCAACTCCGACCCGGAGGTCCGCCGTCGGCTGGCCGAGCTGCTGCCCGGCTACCGCACCCCCGCGGCGGATCCGGTCCCGGCGCTCGCCACCCCCTACCCGGACGGCTTCTGA
- a CDS encoding methyltransferase domain-containing protein — MSRYFARPAVTTWDPQQYLRFADERTRPFRELLARVPALPPAPVVLDIGCGPGNSTEVLRERWPDATLVGIDSSPEMLAAAAGVAGAEYRLADAATWDPAGERPDLIASNATLQWLGFSAAGQAAEGPSSPKAGKEGRAPGHLAVLTRWAAALRPGGVLAFQVPGNFDAPSHRLLADLRRSPRWREALGQDAVRAGVHRPEEYLDVLLGAGCATADVWETTYSTLLTGDDPVLEWVRGTALRPVLALLPDPAERAAFEAEYAALLRDAYPAGPHGTVFPFRRVFAVAVRTGAPR, encoded by the coding sequence ATGTCGAGATACTTTGCGAGGCCCGCCGTGACCACCTGGGATCCCCAGCAGTACCTCCGGTTCGCCGACGAGCGGACCCGGCCCTTCCGCGAACTCCTGGCCCGGGTGCCGGCCCTGCCGCCCGCGCCCGTCGTCCTCGACATCGGCTGCGGCCCGGGCAACTCCACCGAGGTGCTGCGCGAGCGCTGGCCCGACGCCACCCTGGTCGGCATCGACAGCTCACCCGAGATGCTGGCCGCCGCGGCGGGAGTCGCCGGCGCCGAGTACCGGCTCGCCGACGCCGCGACCTGGGACCCGGCCGGCGAGCGGCCCGACCTGATCGCCTCCAACGCGACCCTGCAGTGGTTGGGCTTCTCGGCAGCCGGCCAGGCGGCAGAAGGGCCCTCCTCGCCGAAGGCGGGCAAGGAGGGACGGGCCCCCGGCCACCTCGCCGTACTGACCCGCTGGGCCGCCGCGCTGCGGCCCGGCGGGGTGCTCGCCTTCCAGGTGCCCGGGAACTTCGACGCACCGAGCCACCGGCTCCTCGCCGACCTGCGCCGCAGCCCGCGCTGGCGGGAGGCGCTCGGCCAGGACGCGGTCCGCGCGGGGGTGCACCGGCCCGAGGAGTACCTGGACGTCCTGCTCGGCGCCGGCTGCGCGACGGCCGACGTCTGGGAGACCACCTACAGCACCCTGCTGACCGGGGACGACCCGGTGCTGGAGTGGGTCCGCGGCACCGCCCTGCGGCCCGTCCTCGCCCTCCTCCCCGACCCCGCGGAACGGGCCGCGTTCGAGGCCGAGTACGCCGCCCTCCTGCGCGACGCCTACCCGGCCGGCCCGCACGGCACGGTCTTCCCCTTCCGCCGCGTCTTCGCGGTGGCCGTCCGCACCGGAGCGCCCCG
- a CDS encoding response regulator transcription factor, giving the protein MGRIRVLVVDGHRIFAEALATALAAEPDVDVGAAGSAVAAERALDRAAAEHRPYDVVLIDADLGAGPVPPHRRPLVPEPRSTAFAVPQPRRAAPPTAPAPPPAGPVPAARIHSAVDGIAALARVCRAHPALRAVVLAAADDPQRAVRALQAGACGWVAKDSSLTALMAVVRGVLRDETHLPPTLLTGVVRELTSARRDRSESERLVAALTPREEEVLRCMVAGLGRQAVAERLYLSPHTVRTHMQNVLGKLGVHSTLAAVAVARRAGIAPSDPPTTTPEPSPASASPAAGPTVASTAPSTVASTTGPGVG; this is encoded by the coding sequence ATGGGGCGGATCCGCGTCCTGGTGGTCGACGGCCACCGGATCTTCGCCGAGGCACTGGCCACGGCGCTCGCCGCCGAGCCCGACGTGGACGTCGGCGCCGCGGGCAGTGCGGTCGCGGCCGAACGCGCCCTGGACCGCGCCGCCGCCGAACACCGCCCGTACGACGTGGTGCTGATCGACGCCGACCTCGGCGCCGGCCCCGTCCCGCCGCACCGCCGGCCCCTCGTGCCGGAGCCCCGCAGCACCGCCTTCGCGGTCCCGCAGCCCCGCCGCGCGGCCCCGCCCACCGCCCCGGCCCCGCCGCCCGCGGGGCCCGTCCCGGCGGCCCGGATCCACTCCGCCGTCGACGGCATCGCCGCGCTCGCCCGGGTCTGCCGTGCCCACCCGGCGCTGCGCGCCGTGGTGCTCGCGGCCGCGGACGACCCGCAGCGCGCCGTCCGCGCACTCCAGGCCGGCGCCTGCGGCTGGGTGGCGAAGGACAGCTCGCTCACCGCGCTGATGGCCGTCGTCCGCGGCGTGCTGCGCGACGAGACCCACCTGCCGCCCACCCTGCTCACCGGCGTGGTAAGGGAGTTGACCTCCGCCCGGCGGGACCGCTCGGAGAGCGAGCGGCTGGTCGCGGCACTCACCCCGCGCGAGGAGGAGGTGCTGCGGTGCATGGTCGCCGGCCTCGGCCGGCAGGCGGTCGCCGAGCGGCTCTACCTCTCGCCGCACACCGTCCGCACCCACATGCAGAACGTCCTGGGCAAGCTGGGGGTGCACTCCACCCTCGCGGCCGTCGCCGTGGCCCGCCGGGCGGGGATCGCCCCCTCCGACCCCCCTACCACCACACCCGAACCCTCTCCCGCTTCCGCTTCCCCGGCCGCGGGCCCCACCGTCGCCTCAACCGCCCCATCGACCGTCGCCTCGACCACGGGCCCGGGCGTCGGCTGA